One window from the genome of Metabacillus flavus encodes:
- the hpaI gene encoding 2,4-dihydroxyhept-2-ene-1,7-dioic acid aldolase, whose amino-acid sequence MTGYEEVKKRLRGSIAPIITPFHEDGSIDFQTLEKLIHWHIESGSHGISVTGTTGEPSSLTVEERVQVMEIAAKAVNKRVPFVPGTGSANHEETLYLTKKAQELGADAAMVIVPYYNKPSQHALYRHFKVVAESVEIPIIIYNIPGRTAVNLEVKTMARLAKDVPNIIGAKESNKDFEHINRVLLECGRDFLLYSGIELLCYPMLAIGGAGYISATANVEPRKVADVYNAWNEGDITRALNLHYELMPLNDVLFKDTNPAPLKAALGMMHKIKPVLRMPMDLPTKELQDEIRNVLKAYVELPEEAGTI is encoded by the coding sequence GTGACTGGATATGAGGAAGTAAAAAAGAGATTAAGAGGATCCATTGCCCCGATTATCACTCCGTTCCATGAAGATGGTTCGATTGATTTTCAAACCCTTGAAAAACTGATTCATTGGCATATTGAGAGCGGAAGCCATGGTATTTCTGTGACAGGAACGACCGGCGAACCGAGTTCTTTGACAGTAGAGGAACGCGTTCAGGTGATGGAAATCGCAGCAAAGGCGGTCAACAAAAGGGTTCCTTTCGTACCGGGTACAGGGTCGGCGAATCATGAAGAAACTCTTTATTTAACTAAAAAGGCTCAGGAGCTAGGTGCAGATGCAGCTATGGTCATCGTGCCTTATTACAATAAGCCTTCACAGCACGCTCTTTACAGACATTTTAAAGTGGTGGCTGAATCTGTAGAAATACCAATCATCATCTACAATATTCCGGGCCGGACAGCGGTTAACCTGGAAGTGAAAACGATGGCCCGTCTGGCAAAGGATGTGCCGAATATTATTGGTGCAAAAGAATCCAATAAAGATTTTGAACACATTAACCGTGTGCTTTTAGAATGCGGAAGAGATTTTCTTCTTTATTCCGGTATTGAATTGCTTTGCTATCCGATGCTTGCAATTGGCGGAGCGGGCTACATCAGTGCTACAGCGAACGTCGAGCCGAGAAAAGTCGCGGATGTTTACAACGCTTGGAACGAAGGAGATATTACCCGCGCGCTTAATCTGCATTATGAGCTGATGCCGTTAAATGATGTTCTGTTCAAAGACACAAATCCGGCACCGCTCAAGGCTGCTCTCGGGATGATGCACAAAATCAAGCCCGTGCTCCGTATGCCGATGGATCTTCCAACAAAAGAGCTTCAGGATGAAATCAGAAATGTACTGAAAGCGTACGTAGAACTTCCCGAAGAGGCAGGAACGATTTAA
- a CDS encoding LysR family transcriptional regulator → MDLKQLRYFCTIAEEGQVTRAAKKLHMAQPPLSYQLKSLEEELGVLLMERNGKKMELTEAGTILYERANSLLLQMEAAVSEVKEAGEGLSGLLSIGCVKTCFSYIPERIRFFREQYPNVSFRLHEGDSYRLAEDVRNRSIELAIVRLPLDLNDFDCLPLSKDPFAAVVPEHSKMNSTIDMADLAELPLMLLHRVSGIGLFELVVNEFQKLGLEPKIVCQCPDAAMLMSLVREGVGVAILPESTLQSFPNSGLKAVPIKNSELLSDCALIWLKDRYLSKKAVRFRETFLGEGNY, encoded by the coding sequence TTGGATCTAAAACAGCTCCGATATTTTTGTACTATCGCAGAAGAAGGCCAAGTGACGCGTGCTGCAAAAAAACTGCACATGGCCCAGCCTCCGCTAAGCTACCAGCTTAAGTCGCTCGAGGAAGAACTCGGTGTTTTACTGATGGAAAGGAACGGCAAAAAAATGGAACTGACCGAAGCCGGAACCATTCTTTACGAACGGGCGAACTCGCTTCTGCTCCAAATGGAAGCCGCTGTATCCGAGGTGAAAGAGGCAGGTGAAGGCTTATCCGGACTGCTCTCTATCGGCTGTGTAAAAACTTGCTTCTCCTATATCCCAGAGCGGATTCGCTTTTTTCGTGAACAGTATCCGAACGTCTCGTTTCGGCTGCATGAAGGAGATTCCTACCGGCTAGCGGAGGATGTGCGAAACCGAAGCATTGAACTGGCTATCGTCCGCTTGCCTCTAGACTTAAACGATTTTGACTGCCTCCCTCTTTCCAAAGACCCTTTCGCCGCTGTCGTACCCGAACATTCGAAAATGAACAGCACCATTGATATGGCAGATCTGGCCGAGCTGCCGCTTATGCTGCTTCACCGGGTCAGCGGAATCGGGCTATTTGAGTTAGTAGTGAACGAATTTCAAAAGCTAGGTTTAGAGCCCAAAATTGTTTGCCAATGCCCTGATGCAGCGATGCTGATGTCACTTGTCAGGGAAGGCGTCGGGGTTGCTATCCTGCCCGAGTCCACACTCCAATCCTTTCCAAATAGCGGACTGAAGGCTGTCCCTATTAAAAATAGTGAACTTCTATCAGACTGTGCGCTGATTTGGCTGAAGGACCGGTACTTATCGAAGAAAGCGGTGCGGTTTCGGGAGACTTTTTTGGGGGAGGGGAACTACTGA